In Patagioenas fasciata isolate bPatFas1 chromosome 2, bPatFas1.hap1, whole genome shotgun sequence, a single window of DNA contains:
- the LOC136098798 gene encoding MARVEL domain-containing protein 3-like isoform X2, producing the protein MPHAGRRYQDKQFRHHEDHGSDRYEEDRRARKPYPCNTRPTEDVRGGQHSRTSTVHSDPYSKASGTAREYFDPPPERYPPKETFSKKCSKVCTTRGILKFVEITVNLLVLICVVAAQASVAGFTSLGGFGTGSFSLNSAYSPFEGTELREVRELDMQFTQMRAPCVYGGVAFSLTAAALTLVFLVVGAKPIQQLRMGLLVGECAFNLLAGVAYVAAVGLYLHVVSQVNSTDICKQRERLYARRGYTSMNCVVQGGDAAVGLFGVAAACLYFASFVICVLAIRTVRAYQSHAAASLHSPKSNVRDKSMRNHHAAHRTSESSHNVQALATLV; encoded by the exons ATGCCTCATGCTGGGAGACGATACCAAGATAAGCAATTCAGGCACCATGAGGACCATGGTTCTGATAGATACGAGGAagacagaagagcaagaaaaCCATACCCCTGCAATACAAG ACCAACAGAAGACGTCCGAGGTGGGCAGCACTCCAGGACTTCCACTGTTCACTCAGACCCTTACTCTAAAGCCTCAGGAACAGCACGGGAATATTTTGACCCACCACCAGAACGTTATCCTCCCAAGGAAACCTTCTCAAAGAAGTGTTCAAAGGTATGCACAACAAGAG GCATTTTGAAGTTTGTGGAGATCACGGTTAACCTGCTGGTGCTGATTTGCGTGGTCGCCGCGCAAGCCTCTGTCGCAGGCTTCACCTCCCTTGGTGGCTTCGGCACCGGGTCCTTCAGCCTGAATTCAGCATACAGCCCCTTCGAGGGCACGGAGCTGCGGGAGGTGAGGGAGCTGGACATGCAGTTCACCCAGATGAGAGCCCCTTGCGTGTACGGCGGTGTAGCCTTCAGCCTGACGGCAGCGGCGCTCACCCTCGTCTTCCTTGTGGTGGGGGCCAAGCCCATCCAGCAGCTCAGGATGGGGCTGCTGGTGGGCGAATGTGCCTTCAACCTGCTGGCCGGCGTGGCGTATGTGGCGGCGGTTGGGCTCTACCTCCACGTGGTCAGCCAGGTGAACTCCACGGACATCTGCAAGCAGCGGGAGAGGCTGTACGCGCGCCGTGGCTACACCTCCATGAACTGCGTGGTCCAGGGCGGTGATGCGGCCGTCGGCCTTTTTGGCGTGGCTGCCGCCTGTCTGTACTTTGCCAGCTTTGTGATCTGCGTCCTTGCTATTCGAACCGTCCGGGCCTACCAGAGCCACGCGGCCGCGTCTCTGCACAGCCCCAAAAGCAACGTTAGAGACAAAAGCATGCGAAACCACCATGCTGCCCACAGGACCTCCGAAAGCTCCCACAACGTCCAGGCTCTTGCTACGTTAGTGTGA
- the LOC136098798 gene encoding MARVEL domain-containing protein 3-like isoform X1 encodes MPHAGRRYQDKQFRHHEDHGSDRYEEDRRARKPYPCNTSCLLHCRPTEDVRGGQHSRTSTVHSDPYSKASGTAREYFDPPPERYPPKETFSKKCSKVCTTRGILKFVEITVNLLVLICVVAAQASVAGFTSLGGFGTGSFSLNSAYSPFEGTELREVRELDMQFTQMRAPCVYGGVAFSLTAAALTLVFLVVGAKPIQQLRMGLLVGECAFNLLAGVAYVAAVGLYLHVVSQVNSTDICKQRERLYARRGYTSMNCVVQGGDAAVGLFGVAAACLYFASFVICVLAIRTVRAYQSHAAASLHSPKSNVRDKSMRNHHAAHRTSESSHNVQALATLV; translated from the exons ATGCCTCATGCTGGGAGACGATACCAAGATAAGCAATTCAGGCACCATGAGGACCATGGTTCTGATAGATACGAGGAagacagaagagcaagaaaaCCATACCCCTGCAATACAAG TTGTTTACTCCATTGTAGACCAACAGAAGACGTCCGAGGTGGGCAGCACTCCAGGACTTCCACTGTTCACTCAGACCCTTACTCTAAAGCCTCAGGAACAGCACGGGAATATTTTGACCCACCACCAGAACGTTATCCTCCCAAGGAAACCTTCTCAAAGAAGTGTTCAAAGGTATGCACAACAAGAG GCATTTTGAAGTTTGTGGAGATCACGGTTAACCTGCTGGTGCTGATTTGCGTGGTCGCCGCGCAAGCCTCTGTCGCAGGCTTCACCTCCCTTGGTGGCTTCGGCACCGGGTCCTTCAGCCTGAATTCAGCATACAGCCCCTTCGAGGGCACGGAGCTGCGGGAGGTGAGGGAGCTGGACATGCAGTTCACCCAGATGAGAGCCCCTTGCGTGTACGGCGGTGTAGCCTTCAGCCTGACGGCAGCGGCGCTCACCCTCGTCTTCCTTGTGGTGGGGGCCAAGCCCATCCAGCAGCTCAGGATGGGGCTGCTGGTGGGCGAATGTGCCTTCAACCTGCTGGCCGGCGTGGCGTATGTGGCGGCGGTTGGGCTCTACCTCCACGTGGTCAGCCAGGTGAACTCCACGGACATCTGCAAGCAGCGGGAGAGGCTGTACGCGCGCCGTGGCTACACCTCCATGAACTGCGTGGTCCAGGGCGGTGATGCGGCCGTCGGCCTTTTTGGCGTGGCTGCCGCCTGTCTGTACTTTGCCAGCTTTGTGATCTGCGTCCTTGCTATTCGAACCGTCCGGGCCTACCAGAGCCACGCGGCCGCGTCTCTGCACAGCCCCAAAAGCAACGTTAGAGACAAAAGCATGCGAAACCACCATGCTGCCCACAGGACCTCCGAAAGCTCCCACAACGTCCAGGCTCTTGCTACGTTAGTGTGA